TACAATGATATTTCATTTTCTGTAGTTTTAAGGTTAGAAAATTTGCGAGCGTAGCGAGCACAATACCGCCACCTCCGCCGTGCTAAAAGTGGGAGTGAGACAGAAGTCGTGATTTCCGAAAGCACATGAGGAGGGTAGCAATAAAAAGACTTTTTCTTCAAGCTGAAGGATTATATCATAATCCTCGGCTAACATTAGTTCGAACTAGTGGTTCAGTAGAGACGAGCTATGCTCGCTCTATTTCTTACCTTCCACAATTCTCAATTGCAAGCAAGGGGCGAGCTGTGCTCGTTCTATTTCCAGTCTTCCACAATTCTCAATTGTGGAAGCTAGTCAGATTTTGATTTTTATAGAGTATGAGAAGGACAGGTCATTCATTTAAGTGTCTATGGATAAAATAAAAGGGACTGAAAATAGCTATTTCAGTCTCTTTTATCGTGTCACTTATCATCAGAATCTAGTTTTTCCATGGTTTCGATAATTGGCTTTTGAATCATGACGACCTGTGTATCTAAATCTTTGAAGCCAAAGCTGCTATCGATACATTCTTCCCAGTATTCCAGATGTTTCTTGTCAATTTCAGATTCAGAATCTTCGACATCAATACCACCTAGACCTTGGACAGCATACCAGTAGAGGTATTCTTGCCCGTCTAGGGTTTCTCTAAAAATCGTTTCGACATACATTTTCTCATCTTCAAGAGTTAGTAGGGTTTCTTCCATATGACTATTTAGAAAGTTCATCCACTCATCAACGACTGCAGACTTTCCTTCCTTAACTTTAAAGCGAGTCAGTTCAACCTTGTAGTTCATATTATCCTTTCTCAAAAACCAGTTAGTGAAATGACTGGTTTTTTGGTCTATTTTTGCCCTGTTTCTTCGGTTTTCCAGAAGTCTGTAACGGCTCCTTTGGAAGCAGATGATACGATATGAGCATATTTTCCAAGTACGCCACGCGAGTAGAGTGGTGGGAGTGTTGTTTCTGCTTTTCGGCGTTCGATTTCTTCCTCGGATACAGCCATTGTGATTTCTTTGGTATCTTGGTCAACTGTTACAATATCGCCTGTGCGGAGGTAAGCAATTGGACCACCAACTTGAGCTTCAGGTGCAACGTGACCGACAACAAGGCCGTAAGTACCACCTGAGAAGCGACCATCTGTGATGAGAGCGACCTTATCCCCCTGCCCTTTCCCAACAATCATAGAAGATAGAGAGAGCATTTCTGGCATGCCAGGACCACCCTTTGGTCCAACAAAACGCACAACGACAACGTCCCCGTCTACAATTTCGTCAGATAGGACAGCTTCAATTGCTTCTTCTTCAGAATCAAATACTTTAGCAGGACCGACATGGCGGCGGACTTTCACTCCTGATACCTTGGCTACTGCACCATCAGGTGCTAGATTCCCTTTCAAGATAATCAGTGGACCATCTGCGCGTTTAGGATTCTCCAGTGGCATGATGACCTGTTGACCCGGTGTCAAATCATCGAAGGCTTCGAGATTTTCTGCAACAGTTTTACCAGTACAGGTGATTCGATCTCCATGTAGGAAGCCATGTTTCAGCAAGTATTTCATGACCGCAGGAACGCCACCGACCTCGTAAAGATCTTGGAAAACATATTTTCCAGATGGTTTCAGGTCAGCCAAGTGCGGTACTTTTTCTTGGAAATCATTAAAATCTTCCAAAGTTAAATCAACATTGGCTGCGTGAGCAATGGCAAGGAGGTGAAGAGTGGCATTGGTTGAGCCACCGAGTGCCATGGTGACAGTAATGGCATCTTCAAAGGCTTCTCGTGTTAAGATATCAGACGGTTTTAATCCCAGTTTTAGCATATTGACAACTGCACGACCTGCTTCCTCAATATCTGCTTTCTTTTCTTTTGATTCAGCTGGGTGTGATGAAGAACCTGGCAAGCTCATTCCAAGAACTTCGATAGCAGAGGCCATGGTATTGGCCGTGTACATTCCGCCACATCCACCAGGTCCTGGGCAGGCATTACATTCAAGACGACGCACTTCTTCAGCGGTCATATCACCGTGATTCCATTTCCCGATTCCTTCAAAAACAGAGACAAGGTCGATGTCTTTGCCGTCCAAGTTTCCTGGGGCAATCGTTCCGCCGTAAGCAAAAATAGCAGGAATGTTCATGTTGGCAATGGCAATCATAGAGCCAGGCATATTTTTATCACAGCCCCCAATTGCTACGAAGGCATCAACGTTGTGACCACCCATAGCTGCTTCGATAGAGTCAGCAATAATATCACGAGAAGGGAGGGAGAAACGCATTCCAGGAGTTCCCATTGCAATCCCGTCTGCAACAGTAATGGTTCCATATTGGACTGGCCAAGCACCCGCATCTTTAATTCCTGTTTTGACAATTTTTCCAAAGTCGTGCAGGTGGATATTACAAGGTGTATTTTCTGCCCAAGTTGAAATCACTCCGATGATTGGTTTTTCAAAATCTTCATCTTGCATACCTGTAGCACGCAACATGGCACGGTTTGGTGATTTAACCATGGAATCATAGACAGAACTACGGTGTCTCAAATCTTGCGGTGTTTCTTTAGCTGTCATCGGCTCGTCCTATTCTTTCTCTATAGTTTTCCTTATATTATAGCATAGATTTGCGTTTTATTAAATGATAAGATTAAAAAATTAGTAATTTCTGAAAATTCAATTATTTTATAAATTCTAACATTTCCTTCTTTCGAAAGAAAATTAAAAATACATTTGGAGAGAGAATTATGTTAAAAAGTTTCTAAAAACGAATAAAATTAGGAATTTTCAGAAAATTCTATTGACTTTAGCAACTATTATGATATGATAGTACATAAGCAACATTCATCTGGTATTTTTGTTCAGAACATGATACTATAGAAGATAAATATAAAACGACAGACGAGAGGAGGAGGAGAGTTGAACCAAGTTCAATTAGATGAAGTACGTTCGGGATCCTATCTGATACTTGATACCCTGAAAAAGTTAGGTGTTGACATCATTTTTGGTTATCCAGGTGGAGCAGTATTGCCGCTTTATGATGAGATTTATCGCTTTGACGGAATTCAGCATGTATTGGCACGTCACGAGCAAGGAGCAACCCATGAAGCAGAAGGTTATGCCAAGTCAACTGGGAAAATTGGTGTTGCGCTCGTTACGAGTGGACCAGGGGCAACCAATGCCATTACCGGAATAGCTGATGCGATGGGAGATAGCGTACCGCTATTGGTCTTCACAGGACAGGTTGCTACTCGAGGAATTGGTAAGGATGCCTTTCAGGAGGCAGATATTATTGGAATTACCATGCCTATTACCAAGTATAATTATCAAGTGCGAGATGCAGCAGATATTCCCCGTGTGATTACTGAAGCGGTTCATATTGCAACAACAGGTCGTCCAGGTCCAGTAGTCATTGATATTCCAAAAGATATTCAAGAAGCTGTAGTTGATTTCTACTATGATGATACGGTTCAATTACCAAGTTATCAGCCAACGATTCAACCAAATGGCTTGCAAGTGAAGAAGATTTTGCAGTGGCTCTCCATATCCAAAAAGCCCGTTATTCTTGCAGGTGGTGGAGTGAATTATGCTAATGCTACAAAAGAATTAGTTGCCTTTGCAGAGCGCTATCGTATTCCGGTTGTATCAACCCTTCTTGGTCTGGGAACCATTCCGATTCAGCATGAATTATCACTAGGAATGGGTGGAATGCACGGTTCTTATGCGTCAAACATGGCCTTGACCGATGCGGACTATATTATTAATATCGGGGCACGATTTGATGATCGTTTGACTGGTAATCCAAGCACTTTTGCAGTTCATTCGACAGTGGCACATATTGATATTGACCCAGCAGAAATTGGAAAAGTAGTTAAAACGCATATTCCAGTTGTAGGGGATGCCAAAGCAACGCT
Above is a window of Streptococcus sp. zg-86 DNA encoding:
- the ilvD gene encoding dihydroxy-acid dehydratase gives rise to the protein MTAKETPQDLRHRSSVYDSMVKSPNRAMLRATGMQDEDFEKPIIGVISTWAENTPCNIHLHDFGKIVKTGIKDAGAWPVQYGTITVADGIAMGTPGMRFSLPSRDIIADSIEAAMGGHNVDAFVAIGGCDKNMPGSMIAIANMNIPAIFAYGGTIAPGNLDGKDIDLVSVFEGIGKWNHGDMTAEEVRRLECNACPGPGGCGGMYTANTMASAIEVLGMSLPGSSSHPAESKEKKADIEEAGRAVVNMLKLGLKPSDILTREAFEDAITVTMALGGSTNATLHLLAIAHAANVDLTLEDFNDFQEKVPHLADLKPSGKYVFQDLYEVGGVPAVMKYLLKHGFLHGDRITCTGKTVAENLEAFDDLTPGQQVIMPLENPKRADGPLIILKGNLAPDGAVAKVSGVKVRRHVGPAKVFDSEEEAIEAVLSDEIVDGDVVVVRFVGPKGGPGMPEMLSLSSMIVGKGQGDKVALITDGRFSGGTYGLVVGHVAPEAQVGGPIAYLRTGDIVTVDQDTKEITMAVSEEEIERRKAETTLPPLYSRGVLGKYAHIVSSASKGAVTDFWKTEETGQK
- a CDS encoding DUF6176 family protein, whose product is MNYKVELTRFKVKEGKSAVVDEWMNFLNSHMEETLLTLEDEKMYVETIFRETLDGQEYLYWYAVQGLGGIDVEDSESEIDKKHLEYWEECIDSSFGFKDLDTQVVMIQKPIIETMEKLDSDDK
- a CDS encoding acetolactate synthase large subunit — its product is MNQVQLDEVRSGSYLILDTLKKLGVDIIFGYPGGAVLPLYDEIYRFDGIQHVLARHEQGATHEAEGYAKSTGKIGVALVTSGPGATNAITGIADAMGDSVPLLVFTGQVATRGIGKDAFQEADIIGITMPITKYNYQVRDAADIPRVITEAVHIATTGRPGPVVIDIPKDIQEAVVDFYYDDTVQLPSYQPTIQPNGLQVKKILQWLSISKKPVILAGGGVNYANATKELVAFAERYRIPVVSTLLGLGTIPIQHELSLGMGGMHGSYASNMALTDADYIINIGARFDDRLTGNPSTFAVHSTVAHIDIDPAEIGKVVKTHIPVVGDAKATLEALLALETVETDHEEWTNLTLENKRKAPFGYDEDSDHIKPQKVVELIGEITNGDAIIVTDVGQHQMWAAQFYPYKHARQLITSGGMGTMGFGIPAAIGAKLANPEREVILFVGDGGFQMTNQELAILNGYRVPIKVVLLNNHSLGMVRQWQESFYEERRSQSVFDAEPNFRLLAEAYGIRYEGCTDPATLAEDLQVLKEDRPLLLEVHISNKEHVQPMVPAGKSNAEMLGVKFNA